The following proteins are co-located in the Acinetobacter shaoyimingii genome:
- a CDS encoding rhodanese-like domain-containing protein: MERWLEFMGNHPFLFAILGALLVLFFIFEGHRNGRKISPQSLGILVKAKNAMLIDLRDGKDFREGHISGSRNIPYSQISSHIEELKASDRPLVFICNLGQVAGTALQQVGHADSYRLDGGISNWKAQGLPLVKGTKA, from the coding sequence TTATTTGCAATTTTAGGTGCCTTATTGGTGCTGTTCTTTATTTTTGAAGGACACCGTAATGGCCGTAAAATTTCTCCACAATCTTTGGGTATTTTAGTGAAAGCTAAAAATGCGATGTTGATTGATCTTCGAGATGGGAAAGATTTCCGTGAAGGTCACATTAGTGGCAGCCGCAATATTCCATATAGCCAGATCTCAAGTCATATTGAAGAGTTAAAAGCATCTGATCGCCCTTTGGTCTTTATTTGTAATTTAGGTCAAGTTGCAGGTACTGCCCTTCAACAAGTCGGTCATGCAGATAGCTATCGTTTAGATGGCGGTATAAGTAACTGGAAAGCTCAAGGCTTACCATTGGTTAAAGGCACTAAAGCTTAA
- the grxC gene encoding glutaredoxin 3, with product MSEQVTVYSTSVCPYCVRAKQLLERKGIAYKEINLSQESPEVRIELMQKTNHRTVPQIFIKDQFIGGFDQLYALEREGKLDELLAS from the coding sequence ATGTCAGAACAAGTTACTGTTTATTCAACATCAGTATGTCCTTACTGCGTTCGCGCAAAACAGCTTCTAGAACGTAAAGGCATTGCATATAAAGAGATTAATTTATCTCAAGAATCACCTGAAGTTCGTATTGAGCTTATGCAAAAGACCAATCATCGTACTGTGCCACAAATTTTTATTAAAGATCAGTTCATTGGTGGTTTTGACCAACTTTATGCTTTAGAGCGTGAAGGCAAACTAGACGAATTGCTTGCATCATAA
- the secB gene encoding protein-export chaperone SecB produces MSEEQQAQPQLALERIYTKDLSFEVPGASVFTKEWQPELNINLSSAAEKIDPTHFEVSLKVVVQATNADETAFIVDVTQAGIFLIDQIEEERLPYILGAYCPNILFPFLREAVNDLVTKGSFPQLLLTPINFDAEFEANMQRAQAAAVEGQA; encoded by the coding sequence ATGAGTGAAGAACAACAAGCTCAACCACAACTCGCTTTAGAACGTATTTACACTAAAGATTTATCTTTTGAAGTACCTGGGGCATCAGTTTTTACTAAAGAATGGCAACCTGAACTGAACATTAACTTGTCATCAGCTGCTGAAAAAATTGACCCGACGCACTTCGAAGTGTCTTTAAAAGTGGTTGTCCAAGCAACAAATGCAGATGAAACTGCGTTTATTGTTGATGTAACTCAAGCGGGTATCTTCTTGATCGATCAAATCGAAGAAGAGCGTTTACCATACATTTTAGGCGCTTATTGCCCAAATATTTTGTTCCCATTCCTTCGTGAAGCGGTGAATGACTTAGTGACTAAAGGTAGCTTCCCTCAATTGCTTCTTACACCTATCAATTTTGATGCGGAATTTGAAGCAAATATGCAACGCGCACAAGCCGCTGCAGTGGAAGGTCAAGCTTAA
- a CDS encoding cytochrome b562, which produces MIKRLYLIMILLFGVGLNQTVIAAGLKQPMQELNVAYKAFNEAQNNQDASKALTAMYNATLNSKKHLPSQLAQLRADDEQIKVYRLMLDMLLVDIDEAKKLVDANRLLDAKKNLGKIDAIKNQGHQKFK; this is translated from the coding sequence ATGATAAAACGTCTGTATCTAATCATGATTTTGTTATTCGGCGTTGGACTGAATCAAACAGTGATAGCGGCAGGTTTGAAGCAACCGATGCAAGAGTTAAATGTAGCCTATAAAGCATTTAATGAAGCGCAAAATAATCAAGATGCTTCTAAAGCATTAACAGCAATGTATAACGCTACTTTAAACTCTAAGAAGCATTTACCATCGCAACTTGCACAATTACGAGCTGATGATGAACAAATTAAAGTTTATCGATTGATGCTCGATATGTTATTGGTCGATATTGACGAAGCGAAAAAACTGGTCGATGCCAATCGTCTGCTAGATGCAAAGAAAAATTTGGGAAAAATTGATGCCATTAAAAATCAAGGGCACCAGAAATTCAAATAA